The following proteins are co-located in the Mesorhizobium australicum WSM2073 genome:
- a CDS encoding sugar phosphate isomerase/epimerase family protein, whose product MSVSTALFDGYSMELAVEEIAAVGAAHVEPAFISGYVDFDEGLFAAAHAAKLRRAAEHAGLGINAVSAHLDLSGADAADALSRRIGFAAGLGASFLITNAGPARNSAAIRATIDALLPRLEEAGMVLALENPGHGSGDLLGSARSGASFVRDIGSPYVRLNHDAGNIFTYSGETMQPAQDIADAIDTVGHAHLKDVVSTGEGWAFCAIGDGSVDYASYWAVLPATLPVSIELPLRLQRPQRNDPQRRSTPVDIGTIRGALRRSLEFVNALDNAEF is encoded by the coding sequence ATGTCGGTATCGACCGCTCTCTTCGACGGCTATTCCATGGAATTGGCCGTCGAGGAGATTGCCGCTGTGGGTGCCGCCCATGTCGAGCCGGCCTTTATCAGCGGCTATGTCGATTTCGACGAGGGTCTGTTTGCGGCTGCGCACGCCGCGAAGCTGCGCCGGGCAGCGGAACATGCCGGGCTGGGCATCAACGCCGTGTCGGCTCATCTCGACCTGTCGGGGGCCGATGCCGCCGACGCCTTGTCCCGGCGCATCGGCTTTGCCGCCGGTCTCGGCGCGTCGTTCCTGATCACCAATGCCGGCCCGGCGAGAAACAGCGCGGCGATCCGCGCGACGATCGACGCTCTCCTGCCGAGGCTGGAGGAGGCCGGCATGGTTCTGGCGCTCGAAAACCCCGGACATGGCAGTGGCGATCTGCTCGGCAGCGCGCGATCGGGGGCAAGCTTCGTCCGCGACATCGGATCGCCGTACGTCCGCCTGAACCACGATGCCGGCAACATCTTCACTTACAGCGGCGAGACGATGCAGCCGGCGCAAGATATCGCCGATGCCATCGATACGGTTGGACATGCTCATCTGAAGGATGTCGTCAGCACCGGCGAGGGATGGGCCTTCTGCGCCATCGGCGACGGCTCTGTCGACTATGCATCCTACTGGGCCGTGCTGCCCGCCACGCTGCCAGTCAGCATCGAACTGCCGTTGCGGCTGCAGCGCCCGCAGCGCAATGATCCCCAGCGGCGAAGCACGCCGGTGGATATCGGCACCATTCGCGGCGCCTTGCGGCGCTCGCTGGAATTTGTGAACGCGCTGGACAATGCCGAGTTCTGA
- a CDS encoding phosphogluconate dehydrogenase C-terminal domain-containing protein: MTTSVAVLGAGGKMGFRVTRKLIEAGYDVRAVEIGEAGRKRLGEADIAAVAMEEGIPGAKVVVMALPDNIIGQVTRQISPMLAKGTMILVLDAAAPYAGDLPGDRPDLTYFVGHPCHPPLFGDETEWAARRDYHGGIARQSIVCALMQGPEEDYALGEEVCKAMWSPIIDSHRVTVEQLAILEPGLSEMVAMPFVDTMVEAVEECERKYGIPRQAALDFLIGHLNVEIAMWFGFSPKVPSDAALRLMRFAKGVVVRDDWREALSPAKVKEASELIVYGKGA; the protein is encoded by the coding sequence ATGACGACATCCGTGGCGGTGCTTGGAGCCGGAGGGAAGATGGGCTTCCGCGTGACACGCAAGCTGATCGAAGCAGGTTACGATGTCCGCGCCGTGGAGATCGGCGAGGCCGGCCGCAAGCGGTTGGGAGAAGCCGATATCGCCGCCGTCGCCATGGAGGAAGGCATTCCCGGCGCCAAGGTTGTGGTGATGGCTCTGCCGGACAACATCATCGGCCAGGTGACGCGGCAAATCTCGCCGATGCTTGCCAAGGGCACCATGATCCTCGTTCTGGATGCGGCCGCACCCTATGCCGGCGACCTGCCCGGCGATCGACCGGATCTCACCTATTTCGTCGGTCATCCCTGCCACCCGCCCTTGTTCGGTGACGAGACGGAGTGGGCCGCGCGTCGCGACTATCATGGCGGCATCGCCAGGCAGTCGATCGTCTGCGCCCTGATGCAGGGACCTGAAGAGGACTACGCGCTTGGCGAGGAGGTCTGCAAGGCGATGTGGTCGCCGATCATCGACAGCCATCGCGTCACGGTCGAACAATTGGCGATCCTGGAGCCTGGCCTGTCCGAGATGGTTGCCATGCCCTTCGTCGACACGATGGTCGAGGCCGTCGAGGAGTGCGAGCGCAAATATGGCATTCCAAGGCAAGCCGCGCTCGACTTCCTGATCGGTCATCTGAATGTCGAGATCGCCATGTGGTTCGGTTTCTCGCCGAAAGTGCCGTCCGACGCCGCACTGCGCCTGATGCGCTTCGCCAAGGGCGTCGTGGTCCGTGACGACTGGCGCGAGGCACTGTCGCCGGCCAAGGTGAAGGAAGCCTCGGAATTGATCGTCTACGGCAAGGGAGCCTGA
- a CDS encoding ribulose-bisphosphate carboxylase large subunit family protein, whose product MKFIPAGKPALTGRLNATYLIETRYPMEVAAAAMAGEQSSGTFRPIPGETPELLLRFGARVEFIEDLGEVDGEALPFSRAPGDAAAVRPRRAKVGLSWNIENMGTVLASVWSTVLGNLFELHHFSAMRLLDVSFPDVFADAYPGPAFAVEGTRRLTGVTGRPLIGTIVKPSVGLTPRETATLADTLISAGLDFIKDDELMGDPPHSPFEQRFEAVMAVIDRHADRTGRKIMYAANISGDIDAMRRQLDLIERRGGTCAMLVLNSVGLSGVVKMRRHSAVALHGHRAGWGLFSRSPDVGMSYLAYQKFWRLAGIDHMHVNGLSNKFCEPDDSVMASAHACLTPMFGRADRPDTVMPVFSSGQTAVQAGETYGRLGTNDFIYCCGGGIMAHPGGPAAGVQSLHDAFEAAAAGIPARDYAATHPELEAALQAFG is encoded by the coding sequence ATGAAGTTCATTCCAGCCGGGAAGCCTGCATTGACCGGTCGTCTTAACGCCACCTACCTGATCGAAACCCGCTATCCCATGGAGGTCGCCGCGGCCGCGATGGCGGGTGAGCAATCGAGCGGGACATTCCGTCCGATCCCTGGGGAGACGCCGGAACTGCTGCTCAGATTTGGCGCGCGCGTCGAATTCATCGAGGATCTTGGCGAGGTCGATGGCGAGGCGTTGCCGTTTTCGCGCGCGCCCGGAGATGCGGCGGCCGTCAGGCCGCGCCGGGCCAAAGTGGGTCTTTCCTGGAACATCGAGAACATGGGCACCGTGCTGGCTTCGGTCTGGTCGACGGTGCTCGGCAATCTGTTCGAGCTGCATCATTTCTCGGCCATGCGTCTGCTCGACGTCAGCTTTCCCGATGTCTTCGCTGATGCCTATCCGGGGCCGGCCTTCGCTGTCGAAGGCACGCGTCGTCTGACCGGCGTCACGGGACGGCCGCTGATCGGCACCATCGTCAAACCGAGCGTCGGCCTTACGCCGCGGGAGACCGCGACCCTGGCCGATACGCTGATCTCAGCCGGCCTCGACTTCATCAAGGACGACGAACTGATGGGAGATCCCCCGCATTCGCCGTTCGAACAGCGGTTCGAGGCGGTCATGGCTGTCATCGACCGGCACGCCGACAGGACTGGGCGCAAGATCATGTACGCGGCCAACATTTCCGGCGACATCGACGCCATGCGCCGCCAGCTTGACCTGATCGAGCGCCGTGGCGGCACCTGCGCCATGCTTGTCCTCAATTCCGTCGGCCTGTCGGGTGTCGTCAAGATGCGCCGGCATTCCGCCGTCGCGCTGCACGGCCATCGGGCGGGCTGGGGTCTCTTCAGCCGTTCTCCTGATGTCGGCATGAGCTATCTCGCCTACCAGAAATTCTGGCGCCTGGCCGGCATCGACCACATGCACGTCAACGGGCTGTCCAACAAGTTCTGCGAGCCCGACGATTCGGTGATGGCATCCGCCCACGCCTGCCTCACTCCGATGTTCGGCCGGGCCGACCGGCCCGATACGGTGATGCCGGTGTTTTCGTCCGGACAGACCGCGGTGCAGGCGGGCGAGACCTATGGAAGGCTCGGCACGAACGATTTCATCTATTGCTGCGGCGGCGGGATCATGGCGCATCCCGGCGGTCCGGCCGCCGGCGTTCAAAGTCTGCACGATGCTTTCGAAGCCGCCGCGGCAGGCATTCCCGCGCGCGACTACGCCGCCACGCATCCGGAGCTCGAGGCCGCGCTGCAAGCGTTCGGCTGA